In a single window of the bacterium genome:
- a CDS encoding aminotransferase class III-fold pyridoxal phosphate-dependent enzyme, with protein MTLPKMPPCDYAPPPYEGPSRDEIMADRRRYCHPAIFTLYREPLLIVDGHMQYLFDEKGRRYLDLLAGIATVSCGHCHPKITERVKAQIDRLQHASTIYAHPNFAELGRKLAAKMPEGLDVTYFTSSGSEANELAIAMARLYTGNEDIVAVRNAYHGGTATPMSLTSHSTWKFPLPGVGKVHHAACPDPYRSPFKGSPEEIAEHSAEDIR; from the coding sequence ATGACCTTACCCAAAATGCCGCCTTGTGATTACGCTCCGCCACCCTACGAGGGCCCGAGCCGGGACGAGATCATGGCCGACCGGCGACGCTACTGCCACCCGGCGATCTTCACGCTGTATCGCGAGCCCCTGCTGATCGTCGACGGGCACATGCAGTACCTCTTCGACGAGAAGGGCCGGCGCTACCTCGACCTGCTGGCCGGCATCGCCACCGTCTCGTGCGGTCACTGCCATCCGAAGATCACCGAGCGGGTCAAGGCCCAGATCGACCGGCTGCAACACGCGAGCACGATCTACGCCCATCCCAACTTCGCCGAGCTGGGCCGGAAGCTGGCGGCGAAGATGCCGGAGGGGCTGGACGTCACCTACTTCACCAGCTCGGGGAGCGAGGCCAACGAGCTGGCGATCGCGATGGCGCGTCTCTACACCGGCAACGAGGACATCGTCGCAGTGCGCAACGCCTACCACGGCGGCACCGCGACCCCGATGAGCCTCACCTCGCACAGCACCTGGAAGTTCCCGCTTCCAGGCGTCGGCAAGGTCCACCACGCGGCCTGCCCCGACCCCTACCGCAGCCCGTTCAAAGGCAGTCCGGAGGAGATCGCCGAGCACAGCGCCGAGGACATCCGCG